A genomic stretch from Cervus canadensis isolate Bull #8, Minnesota chromosome 27, ASM1932006v1, whole genome shotgun sequence includes:
- the SON gene encoding protein SON isoform X1 gives MATNIEQIFRSFVVSKFREIQQELSSGRSEGQLNGETNTPIEGNQAGDAAASARSLPNEDIVQKIEEVLSGVLDTELRYKPDLKEASRKSRCVSVQTDPTDEIPTKKSKKHKKHKNKKKKKKKEKEKKYKRQSEESESKPKSHHDGNIESDSFLKFDSEPSELALEHPVRAFGLSDTSECPAVGLEHPVVSMEVSEPHTLETLKPAAKHTELSVASASVVLVQSEQSVAVMLEPSTTKILDSFATAPVPTTTVVLKSSEPVVTMSVECQMKSVQKSLESTPPEPSKIMLLELSETLVSSETPTEVHPEPSTSTTMDFPESSATEVLRLPEQPVEGPSEIADSSMTRPQEMLELPKTTALELQESSVASVMELPGPPATSMPELQGPPVTPVLELPGPSATPAPELPGPLSTPVPELLGPPATAVPELAGPSVTSVPELSQELSGLPAPSMGLEPPQEVPEPPVMAQELPGLPVVTTAVELPGQPVVTVAMELTEQPVTTTELEQPVGMTAVEHPGQPEVTTATGLLGQPEAAMVLELPGQPVATTALELSGQPSVTGVPELPGLPSATRALELSGQPVAAGALELPGQLMAAGALEFSGQSGAAGALELLGQPLATGVLELPGQPGAPELPGQPVATVALEISVQSVVTTELSTMTVSQSLEVPSTTALESYNTVAQELPTTLVGETSVTVGVDPLMAQESHMLASNTMETHMLASNTMDSQMLASNTMDSQMLASNTMDSQMLASSTMDSQMLATSSMDSQMLATSSMDSQMLATSSMDSQMLATSSMDSQMLATSSMDSQMLATSSMDSQMLATSSMDSQMLATSSMDSQMLATSTMDSQMLATSSMDSQMLASGTMDSQMLASGSMDAQMLASGTMDAQMLASSTQDSAMLGSKSPDPYRLAQDPYRLAQDPYRLGHDPYRLGHDAYRLGQDPYRLGHDPYRLTPDPYRMSPRPYRIAPRSYRIAPRPYRLAPRPLMLASRRSMMMSYAAERSMMSSYERSMMSYERSMMSPMAERSMMSAYERSMMSAYERSMMSPMAERSMMSAYERSMMSAYERSMMSPMADRSMMSMGADRSMMSSYSAADRSMMSSYSAADRSMMSSYTADRSMMSMAADSYTDSYTDTYTEAYMVPPLPPEEPPTMPPLPPEEPPMTPPLPPEEPPEGPALATEQSALTAENTWSAEVSALPPEESVSLPEPPVSQSEIAEPLAVTANYSVSASEAAVTVPEPPLEPESSVMSTPVESAAVAEEHEIVAERPVTYMVSETPTTAAEPTVLTSEPSVMSETAETYNSMRASGQTASEVSMSLLEPAVPIAEPSQSTGDLPTMAVLEPPSVAVSEHLAGTVSETSTMAVPEPQAEAVLDPPAAAVQDPPAVAVLDPPAEAVPESLALSEPEHVTIPLPVVSALEPTVPILEPVVSILQPNMIVSEPSSCVPESTVTISEPPVTVSEQTQVIPTETVVESTPVMLESSVIKGMNLLSGDQNIASEIGMQEIAMHSDEEPHAEGLLKSGSNETGNCINTDLNINNHLIAQEMERSTVSASSTGAVGEIGEETILPTSETKQCTVLDTCPSVGETELGGTLSSIGPLVLEPEAVGTGKDLEFGTASALSLVSKYDVEVSLTTQDTEHDMVISTSPSGGSEADIEGPLPAKDIHPDLPNNFINKDAEGSLPVQESDQMLAAAVSPKESSGEDKEVSLSTKEIVSDSGFPASIDDINEADLVRPLLPKDMERLTSLRAGIEGPLLSSEVERDKSAASPVVISIPERASESSSEEKDDYEIFVKVKDTHEKSKKNKNRDKGEKEKKRDSSLRSRSKRSKSSEHKSRKRTSESRSRARKRSSKSKSHRSQTRSRSRSRRRRRSSRSRSKSRGRRSVSKEKRKRSPKHRSKSRERKRKRSSSRDNRKTGRARSRTPSRRSRSHTPSRRRRSRSGGRRSFSISPSRRSRTPSRRSRTPSRRSRTPSRRSRTPSRRSRTPSRRSRTPSRRRRSRSVVRRRSFSISPVRLRRSRTPLRRRFSRSPIRRKRSRSSERGRSPKRLTDLNKAQLLEIAKANAAAMCAKAGVPLPPNLKPAPPPTIEEKVAKKSGGATIEELTEKCKQIAQSKEDDDVIVNKPHVSDEEEEEPPFYHHPFKLSEPKPIFFNLNIAAAKPTPPKSQVTLTKEFPVSSGSQHRKKEADSVYGEWVPVEKNGEENKDDDNVFSSNLPSEPVDISTAMSERALAQKRLSENAFDLEAMSMLNRAQERIDAWAQLNSIPGQFTGSTGVQVLTQEQLANTGAQAWIKKDQFLRAAPVTGGMGAVLMRKMGWKEGEGLGKNKEGNKEPILVDFKTDRKGLVAVGERAQKRSGNFSAAMKDLSGKHPVSALMEICNKRRWQPPEFLLVHDSGPDHRKHFLFRVLINGSAYQPSFASPNKKHAKATAATVVLQAMGLVPKDLMANATCFRSASRR, from the exons TGGAAGGAGTGAAGGACAGCTCAATGGTGAAACAAACACACCTATTGAAGGAAACCAGGCAGGTGATGCCGCTGCCTCTGCCAGGAGCCTACCAAATGAAGACATAGTTCAGAAGATAGAGGAAGTACTTTCTGGGGTCTTAGATACAGAATTACGATATAAGCCAG acTTGAAGGAGGCATCCAGAAAAAGTAGATGTGTGTCTGTCCAAACAGATCCTACTGATGAGATTCCTACCAAAAAGTCGAAGAAgcataaaaagcacaaaaataaaaagaagaaaaagaagaaagaaaaggagaaaaagtataAAAGACAGTCAGAAGAATCGGAGTCAAAGCCGAAATCACATCACGATGGGAACATAGAATCGGATTCCTTTTTGAAGTTTGATTCTGAACCTTCAGAGCTGGCACTGGAGCATCCTGTGAGAGCGTTTGGCCTGTCTGACACCAGTGAGTGTCCCGCAGTTGGGCTTGAACATCCTGTGGTTTCGATGGAGGTCTCAGAGCCACACACCTTAGAAACTCTGAAGCCAGCTGCAAAACATACAGAACTGTCAGTTGCATCTGCATCAGTAGTCTTAGTGCAGTCAGAGCAGTCTGTGGCAGTAATGCTGGAACCATCCACAACAAAGATTCTGGATTCCTTTGCAACAGCACCAGTGCCTACTACAACAGTAGTGCTAAAGTCATCTGAGCCAGTGGTAACAATGTCAGTGGAGTGTCAGATGAAATCTGTGCAGAAATCTTTGGAGAGCACACCTCCAGAGCCATCAAAGATCATGTTGCTAGAGCTATCAGAAACTCTTGTGTCATCAGAGACACCTACTGAGGTGCACCCTGAGCCAAGCACGTCAACAACAATGGATTTTCCAGAGTCGTCAGCAACTGAAGTGCTAAGATTGCCAGAGCAGCCTGTAGAAGGACCATCAGAGATTGCAGATTCATCCATGACACGACCGCAGGAGATGCTGGAGCTGCCCAAGACCACAGCGTTGGAGCTGCAGGAGTCGTCGGTGGCCTCAGTGATGGAGTTGCCGGGGCCACCTGCGACCTCCATGCCGGAGTTGCAGGGGCCCCCTGTGACTCCAGTGCTGGAGTTACCTGGGCCCTCTGCTACCCCGGCACCAGAGTTGCCAGGGCCCCTTTCTACCCCAGTGCCTGAGTTGCTAGGGCCCCCTGCAACAGCAGTGCCTGAGTTGGCGGGGCCCTCTGTGACATCAGTGCCAGAGTTGTCACAGGAATTGTCAGGGCTTCCAGCaccatccatggggttggagCCACCACAGGAGGTACCAGAGCCACCTGTGATGGCACAGGAGTTACCAGGGCTGCCTGTGGTGACAACAGCAGTAGAGTTGCCAGGGCAGCCTGTGGTAACAGTAGCAATGGAGTTGACCGAACAACCTGTGACGACGACAGAGTTGGAGCAGCCTGTGGGGATGACAGCGGTGGAACATCCTGGGCAGCCTGAGGTGACAACGGCAACAGGGTTGCTGGGGCAGCCTGAGGCAGCAATGGTGCTGGAGTTGCCAGGACAGCCGGTGGCAACGACAGCGCTGGAGTTGTCAGGGCAGCCTTCGGTGACTGGGGTGCCAGAGTTGCCAGGGCTGCCTTCGGCAACTAGGGCGCTGGAGTTGTCGGGGCAGCCTGTGGCAGCTGGGGCACTGGAGTTGCCTGGGCAGCTCATGGCAGCTGGGGCACTGGAGTTCTCGGGGCAGTCTGGGGCAGCTGGAGCCCTGGAGCTTCTGGGGCAGCCTTTGGCAACAGGGGTGCTGGAGTTGCCAGGGCAACCTGGGGCGCCAGAGTTGCCTGGGCAGCCTGTGGCAACTGTGGCGCTGGAGATCTCTGTTCAGTCTGTGGTGACAACGGAGCTGTCAACGATGACCGTGTCGCAGTCCCTGGAGGTGCCCTCGACGACAGCGCTGGAGTCCTATAATACGGTAGCACAGGAGCTGCCTACTACATTAGTGGGGGAGACTTCTGTAACAGTAGGAGTGGATCCCTTGATGGCCCAAGAATCCCATATGTTAGCTTCTAACACCATGGAGACCCATATGTTAGCATCCAACACCATGGACTCCCAAATGCTAGCGTCCAACACCATGGACTCTCAAATGCTAGCATCCAACACCATGGACTCCCAGATGTTAGCCTCTAGCACCATGGACTCCCAGATGTTAGCAACCAGCTCCATGGACTCCCAGATGTTAGCAACCAGCTCCATGGACTCCCAGATGTTAGCAACCAGCTCCATGGACTCTCAGATGTTAGCAACCAGCTCCATGGACTCCCAGATGTTAGCAACCAGCTCCATGGACTCCCAGATGTTAGCAACCAGCTCCATGGACTCCCAGATGTTAGCAACCAGCTCCATGGACTCCCAGATGTTAGCAACCAGCTCCATGGACTCCCAGATGTTAGCAACCAGCACCATGGACTCCCAGATGTTAGCCACTAGCTCTATGGACTCCCAGATGTTAGCATCTGGCACTATGGACTCTCAGATGTTAGCTTCTGGCTCCATGGATGCTCAGATGTTAGCGTCTGGTACCATGGATGCCCAGATGTTAGCATCTAGTACCCAAGATTCTGCTATGTTGGGTTCAAAATCTCCTGATCCCTACAGGTTAGCTCAGGATCCTTACAGATTAGCTCAGGATCCGTATAGGTTAGGTCATGACCCTTACAGGCTAGGTCATGATGCCTACAGGTTAGGGCAGGACCCCTATAGATTAGGCCATGATCCCTACAGACTAACTCCTGATCCCTATAGGATGTCACCTAGACCCTATAGGATAGCACCCAGGTCCTATAGAATAGCTCCCAGGCCATATAGGTTAGCACCTAGACCCCTGATGTTAGCATCTAGACGTTCTATGATGATGTCCTATGCTGCAGAACGTTCCATGATGTCATCTTATGAACGCTCTATGATGTCTTATGAGCGGTCTATGATGTCCCCTATGGCTGAGCGCTCTATGATGTCAGCCTACGAGCGCTCTATGATGTCAGCCTATGAGCGCTCTATGATGTCCCCTATGGCTGAGCGCTCCATGATGTCAGCTTATGAACGCTCTATGATGTCAGCCTACGAGCGCTCCATGATGTCCCCAATGGCTGACCGATCTATGATGTCCATGGGTGCTGACCGGTCTATGATGTCGTCATACTCTGCTGCTGACCGGTCTATGATGTCATCGTACTCTGCAGCTGACCGATCTATGATGTCATCTTATACTGCTGATCGTTCAATGATGTCTATGGCAGCTGATTCTTACACCGATTCTTATACTGATACATACACGGAGGCATATATGGTGCCACCTTTGCCTCCTGAAGAGCCTCCAACAATGCCACCATTGCCACCTGAAGAGCCACCAATGACACCACCATTGCCTCCTGAGGAGCCACCAGAAGGTCCAGCGTTAGCCACTGAGCAGTCAGCATTAACAGCTGAAAATACATGGTCTGCTGAAGTGTCAGCATTACCTCCTGAAGAGTCTGTATCGCTGCCTGAACCTCCTGTGAGTCAAAGTGAGATTGCGGAGCCTTTGGCAGTGACTGCTAATtattcagtgtcagcatcagagGCTGCCGTGACTGTTCCAGAACCACCGCTAGAGCCAGAGTCTTCAGTTATGTCAACACCTGTAGAGTCTGCTGCTGTAGCAGAAGAGCATGAAATTGTTGCAGAGAGACCAGTGACTTACATGGTGTCTGAAACTCCCACAACAGCAGCTGAACCAACTGTGTTAACATCAGAGCCTTCTGTTATGTCAGAGACAGCAGAAACTTACAATTCCATGAGGGCTTCAGGACAGACTGCCTCAGAGGTATCTATGTCCCTGCTGGAGCCAGCAGTACCTATTGCAGAACCATCACAGAGTACTGGAGATCTGCCAACCATGGCTGTCTTAGAGCCGCCATCTGTGGCTGTTTCAGAGCATCTAGCTGGGACTGTTTCAGAGACATCAACCATGGCTGTCCCAGAGCCACAGGCTGAGGCTGTCCTAGACCCTCCAGCTGCGGCTGTCCAGGACCCTCCAGCTGTGGCTGTCCTGGACCCACCAGCTGAGGCTGTCCCAGAGTCCCTGGCCTTGTCTGAGCCAGAGCATGTTACCATTCCTTTGCCAGTTGTTTCTGCCCTGGAGCCTACTGTGCCTATCCTGGAACCAGTGGTGTCCATCCTTCAACCTAATATGATTGTTTCAGAACCATCTAGTTGTGTCCCAGAGTCCACTGTGACAATTTCAGAGCCTCCTGTCACTGTCTCAGAGCAGACTCAAGTAATACCAACTGAGACAGTTGTAGAGTCTACACCAGTAATGTTAGAGTCTAGTGttataaaaggaatgaatttacTATCTGGTGATCAAAATATTGCTTCAGAGATTGGCATGCAGGAGATAGCCATGCATTCAGATGAAGAGCCACATGCTGAAGGACTCCTGAAGAGTGGCTCTAACGAAACTGGAAATTGTATAAATACAGACCTTAATATAAATAATCACTTAATTGCTCAAGAGATGGAACGTAGCACAGTGTCTGCTTCCAGCACTGGCGCTGTTGGTGAAATTGGTGAAGAGACAATTTTGCCTACTAGTGAGACTAAACAATGCACAGTATTGGATACCTGTCCTAGTGTGGGTGAAACTGAGCTAGGAGGAACTCTGTCTTCTATTGGTCCCCTTGTCCTTGAACCTGAAGCAGTGGGAACTGGTAAGGATCTTGAATTTGGCACAGCATCTGCTCTCAGTTTAGTTAGTAAATATGATGTTGAAGTATCTTTAACTACTCAAGATACTGAACATGACATGGTAATTTCCACCAGCCCCAGTGGTGGTAGTGAAGCTGACATAGAGGGACCTTTGCCTGCTAAAGACATTCATCCTGATTTACCTAATAATTTTATCAATAAGGATGCAGAAGGATCATTACCTGTACAGGAGAGTGATCAGATGTTAGCAGCTgctgtcagtcctaaagaaagTAGTGGAGAAGATAAAGAAGTATCTCTCTCTACTAAAGAGATAGTGTCTGATTCAGGATTTCCTGCCAGCATTGATGATATTAATGAAGCTGATTTAGTGAGACCATTACTTCCTAAGGACATGGAACGTCTTACAAGCCTTAGGGCTGGTATTGAAGGACCTTTACTTTCGAGTGAGGTGGAACGGGATAAATCTGCTGCCAGTCCAGTTGTAATTAGTATACCAGAAAGAGCTTCAGAGTCGTCTTCAGAGGAAAAAGATGATTATGAAATTTTTGTAAAAGTTAAGGACAcacatgaaaaaagcaagaaaaataagaacCGTGACAAAGgcgagaaagagaagaaaagagactcTTCATTAAGATCGAGAAGTAAACGTTCCAAGTCTTCTGAACACAAATCGCGAAAGCGCACCAGTGAATCTCGTTCTAGGGCAAGGAAGAGGTCATCTAAGTCCAAGTCTCATCGGTCTCAAACACGTTCACGGTCACGATCAAGACgcaggaggaggagcagcaggTCAAGATCAAAGTCTAGAGGAAGGCGATCTGTATCAAAAGAGAAGCGCAAAAGATCTCCAAAGCACAGATCCAAgtccagggaaagaaaaagaaaaagatcaagcTCCAGGGATAACCGGAAAACAGGTAGAGCTCGAAGTCGCACCCCAAGTCGTCGGAGCCGGAGTCACACTCCAAGTCGTAGGAGAAGATCCAGATCCGGGGGGAGAAGGAGCTTTAGCATTTCCCCGAGCCGACGGAGTCGGACCCCAAGTCGACGGAGCCGCACCCCTAGCAGACGGAGTCGGACCCCGAGTCGACGGAGCCGTACCCCGAGCCGGCGGAGCCGTACCCCGAGCCGACGGAGCCGTACCCCGAGCCGTCGGAGAAGATCAAGATCTGTGGTAAGAAGACGAAGCTTCAGTATATCACCAGTCAGATTACGGCGATCACGAACACCCTTGAGAAGAAGGTTTAGCAGGTCTCCAATCCGTCGCAAACGATCCAGGTCTTCAGAAAGAGGCAGATCACCTAAACGTCTCACAGATTTGA ATAAGGCTCAGTTACTTGAAATAGCCAAAGCTAATGCAGCTGCCATGTGTGCTAAGGCTGGTGTTCCTTTACCACCAAACCTAAAGCCTGCACCTCCACCTACAATAGAAGAGAAAGTTGCTAAAAAGTCAGGAGGAGCTACTATAGAAGAACTAACTGAG aaatgcaaacagATTGCACAGAGTAAAGAAGATGATGATGTAATAGTGAATAAGCCGCATGTTTcggatgaagaggaagaagaacctCCTTTTTATCATCATCCCTTTAAACTCAGTGAACCCAAACCCATTTTTTTCAATCTGAAT ATTGCTGCAGCAAAGCCAACTCCACCAAAAAGCCAGGTAACATTAACAAAAGAATTCCCTGTATCATCTGGATCTCAACATCGGAAAAAAGAAGCAGATAGTGTTTATGGAGAGTGGGTCCCTGTAGAGAAAAACggtgaagaaaacaaagatgatgaTAATGTTTTCAGCAGCAATTTGCCCTCTGAG cCTGTGGACATCTCTACAGCAATGAGTGAACGGGCACTTGCTCAGAAAAGACTCAGCGAGAATGCATTTGACCTTGAAGCTATGAGCATGTTAAATCGTGCTCAGGAACGG ATTGATGCCTGGGCTCAGCTGAACTCTATTCCCGGCCAGTTCACAGGAAGTACAGGAGTGCAGGTTTTGACACAAGAACAGTTGGCCAATACTGGTGCCCAAGCCTGGATTAAAAAG